One window of Mesorhizobium loti R88b genomic DNA carries:
- a CDS encoding 3-keto-5-aminohexanoate cleavage protein, with protein MPLAMNREVFITCAVTGSGGSQDRSPHVPRSPKQIADSAIDAAKAGAAIVHCHVRDPETGKPRRDVHLYREVTERIRAANVDVILNLTAGMGGDMVFGSPEAPLPLNEKGTDMGGATNRMEHVRQCLPEICTLDCGTMNFAEADYVMTNTPGMLRAMGGMMTALGVKPEIEAFDTGHLWFAKQLVEEKVLNADALVQLCMGVPWGAPDDLNTFMAMVNNVPSTWNWSAFAIGRNQMAYAAAAVLAGGNVRVGLEDNLWLDKGVLATNAQLVERAASIVTNLGARILGPEEVRQKLNLTKRAPIAA; from the coding sequence ATGCCGCTTGCGATGAACCGTGAGGTTTTCATTACCTGTGCCGTGACCGGATCCGGCGGTTCGCAGGATCGCAGCCCGCATGTACCGCGCTCGCCCAAGCAGATCGCCGATTCGGCCATCGATGCGGCCAAGGCCGGCGCTGCAATCGTCCACTGCCATGTGCGCGACCCCGAGACCGGCAAGCCGCGCCGCGATGTGCATCTCTACCGCGAGGTGACCGAACGCATTCGTGCCGCGAACGTCGACGTCATCCTGAACCTCACCGCCGGCATGGGCGGCGACATGGTGTTCGGTTCGCCCGAGGCGCCGTTGCCGCTCAACGAAAAGGGCACCGACATGGGCGGCGCCACCAACCGCATGGAACATGTGCGCCAGTGCCTGCCGGAAATCTGCACGCTCGACTGCGGCACCATGAACTTCGCCGAGGCCGATTATGTCATGACCAACACGCCCGGCATGCTGCGCGCCATGGGCGGCATGATGACGGCGCTCGGCGTCAAGCCCGAGATCGAGGCCTTCGACACCGGCCATCTCTGGTTCGCCAAGCAGCTGGTCGAGGAAAAGGTCCTAAACGCGGACGCGCTTGTGCAATTGTGCATGGGCGTGCCGTGGGGAGCGCCTGACGACCTCAACACCTTCATGGCTATGGTCAACAACGTGCCGTCGACCTGGAACTGGTCGGCCTTCGCCATCGGCCGCAACCAGATGGCCTATGCGGCCGCTGCCGTTTTGGCCGGCGGCAATGTCCGCGTCGGTCTCGAAGACAATCTGTGGCTCGACAAGGGCGTGCTCGCCACCAATGCACAGCTCGTCGAGCGCGCCGCCAGCATCGTCACCAATCTCGGGGCCAGGATCCTGGGACCGGAGGAAGTGCGCCAGAAGCTCAACCTGACCAAACGGGCGCCAATAGCAGCTTAA
- a CDS encoding GlxA family transcriptional regulator: MIKTERATIFRAEQSPLKVTLLVFSGASIMCVACTVDPLRAANRIAGETLFDFKLVSVTGEAPVTTCGLPVAVSGRFDATEPTDVLIVVAGFGTQNYATSALLAGLRRAARSARACGGVEAGTWLVARAGLLEGRSATTHWEDMEDFSSAFPGVDVRPDRYIIDGPVFTTGGASPTLDLMLHLIRTRLGMAVALDVASAFIYDQARVATDAQPLVSLGRLDGYDPRLAQAIRLMEAHVDQPLTIEAIAKRAGVTARTLESIFRKSIGETPGAYYLRLRLGAARRLVVDTRIAMADIAGRTGFSSAAAFSRAFSRAFGEAPVRLRRG; this comes from the coding sequence ATGATAAAAACCGAAAGAGCGACAATCTTTCGCGCCGAGCAGTCGCCGCTCAAGGTGACGCTGCTGGTGTTTTCCGGGGCGTCCATCATGTGCGTGGCATGCACCGTTGATCCGCTGCGCGCCGCCAACCGTATCGCCGGCGAAACCTTGTTCGACTTCAAACTGGTTTCGGTGACCGGCGAGGCGCCGGTCACGACATGCGGCTTGCCCGTGGCGGTCAGCGGCCGGTTCGATGCGACGGAACCAACCGACGTGCTGATCGTGGTCGCGGGCTTCGGCACACAGAACTATGCCACGTCAGCGCTGCTTGCCGGCCTGCGCCGCGCGGCGCGTTCGGCCCGCGCCTGCGGCGGCGTCGAGGCCGGCACATGGCTGGTGGCGCGCGCCGGCTTGCTGGAAGGGCGCAGCGCCACCACCCATTGGGAGGACATGGAGGATTTCTCGTCCGCCTTTCCCGGTGTCGACGTGCGCCCCGATCGATACATCATCGATGGGCCGGTGTTCACCACGGGCGGGGCGTCGCCGACCCTGGATCTGATGTTGCACCTGATTCGCACCCGGCTCGGCATGGCCGTGGCGCTCGATGTGGCAAGCGCGTTCATCTACGATCAGGCGCGGGTGGCGACCGATGCGCAGCCGCTGGTCTCGCTTGGCCGGCTCGACGGCTACGACCCGCGTCTGGCGCAGGCCATTCGGCTGATGGAAGCGCATGTCGATCAGCCGCTGACCATCGAAGCCATCGCAAAGCGTGCCGGCGTGACGGCGCGAACACTGGAAAGCATCTTTCGCAAGTCGATCGGCGAGACGCCGGGCGCCTATTATCTGAGGCTGCGGCTGGGGGCCGCGCGCCGGCTGGTCGTCGACACGCGGATAGCGATGGCCGATATTGCCGGGCGGACGGGATTCTCTTCCGCCGCGGCATTTTCCAGAGCGTTTTCAAGAGCTTTTGGCGAAGCCCCAGTCAGGCTGCGCCGAGGATAA
- a CDS encoding GNAT family N-acetyltransferase yields the protein MANGQITVRKARQGDVAALKQVLQETFEGTWLPHITEASAQRYIETDIGGRYVEESWPEFTIAEIDGEVAGLIHWRGDFIEAVHVRAGNQGRGVGRRLLTHAEQAISATGFPQVRLETDTFNERAQGVYKAVGYVEKDRYPDDEWDSGFTTVLFENRLD from the coding sequence ATGGCAAACGGGCAGATCACGGTGCGCAAGGCGCGGCAGGGCGATGTCGCGGCTCTGAAGCAGGTGCTTCAGGAAACCTTCGAAGGCACCTGGCTGCCACACATCACCGAGGCGTCGGCGCAGCGCTATATCGAGACCGATATTGGCGGACGCTATGTCGAGGAAAGCTGGCCGGAATTCACCATTGCCGAGATCGACGGCGAGGTAGCCGGGCTGATCCACTGGCGCGGCGACTTCATCGAGGCTGTGCATGTGAGGGCCGGCAATCAGGGCCGGGGCGTCGGCCGCAGGCTGCTGACGCATGCCGAACAGGCGATTAGTGCCACCGGCTTTCCACAGGTGCGGCTCGAGACCGACACGTTCAACGAGCGCGCCCAGGGTGTCTACAAGGCGGTCGGCTATGTCGAAAAGGACCGCTATCCCGACGATGAATGGGACAGCGGCTTTACGACTGTGCTGTTCGAGAACCGGCTGGACTGA